A window from Peromyscus leucopus breed LL Stock chromosome 8a, UCI_PerLeu_2.1, whole genome shotgun sequence encodes these proteins:
- the LOC114685675 gene encoding T-cell activation Rho GTPase-activating protein, protein MKLTSSLDSKTLNANNMETLIECQSEGDIKALPLLTSCESEDSICQLIEVKKRKKVLSWPSLMRKLSPSSDFPGSLEPELKVPLFDQPLSIICGENDTLPRPIQDILTILCLKGPSTEGIFRKAASEKARKELKEELNCGCPVNLNQLPVHLLAVVFKDFLRGIPLKLLSCDLFEEWMGALEKPSEEDRIEALKQVADRLPRPNLLLLRHLVSVLHLISKNAEVNKMDSSNLAICIGPNMLTLKNDQSLSFQAQKDLNNKVKTLVEFLIDNCFEIFGENMPTHSRITSDDSLEHTDSSDVSTLQNDSAYDSNDPDVEPTSAATSPSGQLEGHAGLDNRGPQDTCESSSEPIVSMAARLKSSIGQQDRRFSEPNMSPSQECLMGQMRKQKLTKSEDNFTMPHEASCLEGDEAEDPFTEEVFPAAEGKPKRPVDLKIKNLTQGLASSQGLVPKAFSRVSPGKSLDSSPLPSPSCPKRNFFTRHQSFTTKTDKIKPQREIRKHSMSFSFTSHKKVLPGTSSMGSEKSKDFSRDQIRKGFRKESQLAGRIIQENESEIQSQTTLDFSLSRTWTLSVDNVFQIVDVRNPGSPPSYEEAIHYQAPGLTAYGGQTVASMRARMLKWNTALPSRLGGDHSEGTPGGHRLSPMTEHWKQSQTVCVSVETRGSSELHRLRTVSESMQEAKLDCLRQQHMVFEVDQLQCAKESYI, encoded by the exons ATGAAGTTGACAAGCAGTCTGGAT tcAAAAACACTTAATGCCAATAACATGGAGACGTTGATTGAATGTCAGTCAGAG GGTGATATCAAGGCCCTTCCGCTGTTGACATCATGTGAGAGTGAAGACAGCATCTGCCAGCTAATTG AagtcaagaagagaaagaaagtgctGTCCTGGCCCTCTCTCATGAGAAAGCTCTCTCCTTCATCTGACTTCCCTGGTTCATTGGAACCAGAGCTGAAGGTGCCACTGTTTGATCAACCCTTGTCAATCATCTGTGGGGAAAATGACACACTCCCTAGACCCATCCAG gacatcctcaccatcctctgCCTTAAAGGCCCTTCGACCGAAGGGATATTCAGGAAAGCTGCCAGCGAGAAGGCCCGCAAGGAGCTGAAGGAAGAACTGAACTGTGGGTGCCCGGTGAACCTGAACCAGCTGCCGGTGCACCTGCTGGCCGTGGTCTTCAAG gaCTTCCTCCGAGGAATCCCCCTGAAGCTCCTCTCCTGTGACCTCTTCGAGGAGTGGATGGGCGCCCTGGAGAAGCCCAGCGAGGAGGACAGAATCGAGGCCCTAAAGCA GGTTGCGGATCGCCTCCCCAGGCCCAACCTTCTGCTGCTCAGGCACTTGGTCTCTGTGCTGCACCTGATCAGCAAGAACGCCGAGGTCAACAAGATGGACTCCAGCAACCTAGCCATCTGTATAGGGCCCAACATGCTCACTCTGAAGAATGACCAGAGCCTGTCCTTCCAGGCCCAGAAGGATCTGAACAACAAG GTTAAGACATTGGTGGAATTCCTCATTGACAACTGCTTTGAAATATTTGGGGAGAACATGCCGACACATTCCCGCATCACTTCTGACGACTCCCTGGAACACACTGACAGTTCAG atgtgtcaaCTCTGCAGAACGACTCAGCTTACGACAGCAATGACCCAGATGTGGAGCCCACGAGTGCCGCCACTTCTCCCAGCGGGCAGCTGGAGGGGCACGCTGGCCTGGATAACCGCGGCCCACAGGACACCTGTGAGTCAAGCTCAGAACCCATTGTTAGCATGGCAGCCAGGTTGAAAAGCTCCATTGGCCAGCAAGACAGGCGGTTCTCTGAGCCCAACATGTCACCCTCACAAGAGTGCCTCATGGgccaaatgagaaaacaaaagctaACCAAGAGTGAGGATAACTTCACCATGCCCCATGAAGCCTCTTGTTTGGAGGGTGATGAGGCTGAAGATCCGTTTACAGAGGAGGTCTTCCCAGCAGCTGAAGGCAAGCCCAAGAGACCAGTGGATTTAAAGATAAAGAACTTGACCCAAGGTTTAGCATCATCACAGGGACTGGTACCCAAAGCATTTTCCAGAGTCTCCCCAGGTAAATCTTTGGACAGCTCACCTCTGCCTTCTCCGTCTTGTCCCAAAAGAAACTTCTTCACCAGACACCAGAGCTTCACCACAAAGACCGACAAGATCAAACCCCAGAGAGAAATTAGAAAGCATTCCATGTCGTTTTCCTTTACGTCTCACAAAAAAGTGCTGCCCGGGACCTCCAGCATGGGGTCTGAGAAATCCAAAGACTTTTCCAGAGACCAAATCAGGAAGGGTTTCAGAAAAGAAAGCCAGCTTGCTGGCAGAATCATCCAGGAAAATGAGTCAGAAATCCAAAGCCAAACAACTCTGGACTTCAGCTTGTCTAGAACCTGGACCCTCTCAGTTGATAACGTGTTCCAGATAGTGGATGTGAGGAATCCAGGAAGTCCACCATCGTACGAAGAGGCCATTCATTACCAGGCACCTGGACTCACAGCCTACGGTGGCCAGACAGTTGCCAGTATGAGAGCGAGAATGCTCAAATGGAACACAGCTCTGCCTTCTCGCCTTGGAGGTGACCACAGTGAAGGGACACCTGGTGGACACAGATTGTCACCCATGACTgagcactggaaacagagtcagactgtctgtgtctctgtggaaACTCGGGGGAGCTCTGAGCTGCACCGACTGAGGACCGTGTCTGAATCCATGCAGGAGGCCAAGTTGGACTGTCTCAGGCAACAGCACATGGTCTTTGAGGTTGACCAACTCCAGTGTGCTAAAGAATCCTACATTTAG